The Fibrobacter sp. DNA segment GCAAGCCCTTTAATTGCGTATGATTTATTTTGGTTCACCAGCCACGAAGTAGTTTCGTATGGCGAAGCATGCAGAATGCCAACTACAAAACCTATCAAACATAAATATTTCACGATTTTTCTCATTTCAAGCCCCATTGTTGAATTCAGACATCTTTTTCGCTAGGCAAATATTTATAAATCCCGACAATTGCAACAGAGAGAAGGATTATTGTGGCAAAAAATCCAAACCATTTTTCAACAGACCAATTACTAAACATGCTTTTTTCTTGTTGTAAATTCACAGAAGCTTCTTTTGAAGAGATGGACTCATTAACATGATCAATATTCAGTGTGTCCCTCGATTTATTTTCTTCCACAGAGTCCAAGTTTGCTTTTTGAAAGCTATTTTGAATAGAATCTACTTTAGAATCAATCACATCTTGCAAAGATGTAGGAACTCTTAAAAACAAATTTTCATGGGTATCAGCAACAAACGTTTCATAACGATTTCTTCTTAAAGAATCCCTAGACAACGAATCTATTCTATGGATATTTCGAATACCGGCTCTTGCTGCTCCAAACCCAAGATTCCAATGTTTACCCGCAGTATGCTCCGTGCCTTCAAAAATTCTTTTGACAACCTTCGTTGGAATACGAATCGCAAAAGCGTCCTCCGCAAGAAAAGCAACGCAACATGTAATAAAGACAATCATCAACTTACCCAGCTTCACTTCTCGCATACCTTTCCGTGATTATTTCGGACCCCGAACATGGTAATGTTCCTCGGGAGACTGATATTCTTGATAACGTTTCGTTTTGTCAGCTCGTAAATCCGCTTGGATTCGAACCGCATACGTTTTCATCGTCATATCGGACTCCATCGTTTACACCTATGGAGTCTTCCCCTTATTCAACAAGAAACCACATCTATTTTCTGGAAACGAAAAAAGGACGTGGATCGCTGCATTTACCTAAACGGGGCTCTAGACTGCCTCTAAATGATAAACGCAAACGACCCACGCCCCGAAAGGGCTGTTGCCCATGGCTAACACAACCAAAACACCAGCTTGAAAAAGCCGGAATAGCAAACTGAAACATACCGCGATAAACGGTATGCCTGCGTGAGCGCTCGCCTTGTCCTCATTTAGGTGAAACTGTCTAGATTTCGTTTAGAGAACAAGAGCAAAAACTCTATTTTTCTCCAAATATAACTTAAAACTCACGGATTCAACAATCTACCATTTAAATTTTATATCCAAAAGGCTTGTTTTTATAGCAAAACATCGTTATTTTTGAAAATCGTTCGTATATTTTACGGAAACATTGCCCCAAAAGGCTATAACAATGTTGCAACAGAAAGATGTTAACGAAAAACAGATTCCTCAAGATCAAGCCTTTGACGCTCTAGAAAGAATCATCAAGGCTGCTCCTGAACTGGACTACGAAAAGGAACTTGCATCTTGGCGTGATGAAAGGTTTGCCGGATGAGGGCTCTTATTGACACACAACATCCTAATGGATTACGTTGTAAAACGTGAACCATATTTTGCATTTGCAAGGTCTATTGTTGATGCGAGAAGGCAGAATGTCTTCGATGGCTGTGTCGCAGCCCATTCTTTCACAAACATGTTCTACATTCTCCGCAAGGTTTACGATGACGCCACAAGAAGGGCTGTTCTCTTAAATCTTACAGAGCTTTTCGATGTCGGAGATGTAAATAAGAATGTTATCGTGAAAGCTTTGGAGAATCAAAATTTTCCAGACTTTGAAGATTGTGTTCAAAGCGAGGTTGCTGAAAAATATCGAGCAGACTACATTGTTACTAGAAACCCGAAGGATTTTGAAAATTCCAGGATTTCTTGCATTTCTCCTGAAGAATTTTGCGCTTTGCTAAAGTGATTTTATTGAAATGCGTTAGGCGCCGCAGCCCGTATGGGTTCGGACGCGAAGCGGCTGAACGAAAAAAAGACCGAACTGGATTTTTCCAGCTCGGTCTTTTTATAGCGCAAGGCACCGGCCCGGCCCACTTCGGCAAGCTCAGTGGCCTTGGCCGGGCAACGCCCAGAAGAAGTTAATTAAACTTCTTCAATGGAAGCGTGATACTCTTGCAGAGACTTCACTTCGCCCTTGCCTGCCTTAGCAGCCGCAATGCCCTTGACGGTGTCGAGAGCGGCGGCCAGGGTGGTGATGTAAGGAGTCTTGTACTTGATTGCAGCCTTACGGATGGCGGATTCATCGGCAACAGCGTCGCGGCGAGCCCACGGGGTGTTGATGATGAGGTTCACCTGCTTGTTCAGGATAACATCCAGAACGTTGGGGCGGCCTTCGGCGATCTTGTTCACCACTTCGCACTTGACGCCAGCCTTTTCGTAGAACTTGGCGGTGCCTTCGGTAGCATAGATCTTGAAGCCCAGTTCCTGGAAACGCTGACACACTTCGATAGCCTGGTCGCAGAGGTTGGTCTTGTCGGACAAACTAATCAGCACGGCACCGGAAGACGGGAGGATAGAGCCTGCAGCTTCCTGGCTCTTGTAGTAAGCCAGGGCGAAGTCTTCGGAGAGGCCCAGCACTTCACCGGTGGAACGCATTTCAGGGCCGAGAACCGGGTCAACCTTGGGGAACTTGTCAAACGGGAACACAGCTTCCTTGGCGCCGTGGTGCTTGAACTTCTTGTCCTTCAGCTTCAAATCTTCCAGCTTTTCACCCATCATGAGGCGGGTAGCAAGGCGGGCCATCTGAGTGTTACAGACCTTGGAGACCAGAGGCACGGTACGGGATGCACGGGGGTTGGCTTCGAGAACGAAAACCTTGCCGTCTTCGATAGCGTACTGCATGTTCATGAGACCGCAAACGTGGAGGGATTCTGCAATCTTGCGAGTGTAATCCTTGATGGTCTTCAAGTTTGCTTCGGTAATGGTTACCGGCGGAATAATGCAGGCGGAGTCACCGGAGTGGACACCTGCAAGTTCCACATGTTCCATCACGGACGGAATGTAAACGTGTTCGCCGTCAGAGAGGGCGTCGGCTTCGCATTCCAGAGCGTTGTGGAGGAAACGGTCGATGAGGAGCGGGCGATCCGGGGTAACGCCAACAGCCTTGGCAACGTATTCGCGGAGCATGTTTTCGTCGTAGATGACTTCCATGCCGCGGCCGCCAAGCACGAAGCTGGGGCGGATCATCACAGGGTAGCCACCGATCTGCTTGACGCAAGCGAGGGCTTCGTCGATGTTCGTTGCCATGCCGCTTTCGGGCATCGGGATTTCCAGCTGGTCCATCATCTTGCGGAACAGGTCGCGGTCTTCAGCGATATCGATGGAATCGATGCTGGTACCGAGAATCTTCACGCCTTCGTCGGAGAGAGCGCGGGCGATGTTCAGCGGAGTCTGGCCACCGAACTGCAC contains these protein-coding regions:
- a CDS encoding PIN domain-containing protein translates to MDYVVKREPYFAFARSIVDARRQNVFDGCVAAHSFTNMFYILRKVYDDATRRAVLLNLTELFDVGDVNKNVIVKALENQNFPDFEDCVQSEVAEKYRADYIVTRNPKDFENSRISCISPEEFCALLK